A DNA window from Maribellus comscasis contains the following coding sequences:
- a CDS encoding FecR family protein — MNDLLLKYINGNVTDEEKVKITHWLDADPKNMQEYFALRKLNDISIWHSDIEINSNQKKMKFLIPFNSKWYWEVSKIAAVFVFAFFVARFVFPTHSFSRLSSRMQTIHVPAGQRAEIILADSTKVWLNAKTTFKFPSQFANKERNVELDGEGFFEVTHKMKKPFVVNTSKYDVKVLGTKFNLIAYSETEEFETSLLEGAVEIIKQGESSGMSLSPNKEAVLRDGKMIVSAIENPDHFLWREGIISFDNISFTELVHNLELYFDIIIEVKNTQKFNSRYSGKFRMKDGVEHILKVVQLKENFNYRIDEKTNKIIIE; from the coding sequence ATGAACGATCTACTTTTGAAATACATAAATGGGAACGTCACAGACGAAGAAAAAGTAAAGATTACCCATTGGCTTGATGCGGATCCTAAAAATATGCAAGAATATTTTGCACTAAGGAAATTGAATGATATTTCAATTTGGCATTCAGATATTGAAATAAACTCGAATCAAAAGAAAATGAAATTTCTGATACCGTTTAATAGCAAATGGTATTGGGAAGTTTCAAAAATTGCAGCCGTTTTTGTTTTTGCTTTTTTTGTAGCTCGATTCGTTTTCCCAACTCACTCCTTTTCCCGGTTGTCTTCCCGGATGCAAACCATACATGTTCCGGCCGGACAACGGGCTGAAATTATTTTGGCAGATAGTACGAAAGTTTGGCTCAATGCAAAAACTACTTTTAAGTTTCCCTCCCAATTTGCCAATAAGGAACGTAATGTTGAATTAGATGGTGAGGGCTTTTTTGAGGTAACACATAAAATGAAAAAGCCATTTGTTGTTAACACCAGTAAATATGATGTAAAGGTTTTGGGTACAAAATTTAATTTGATTGCATACTCTGAAACAGAAGAATTTGAAACTTCGTTGTTAGAGGGGGCAGTTGAAATAATAAAACAAGGTGAAAGTTCGGGAATGAGCTTATCTCCCAATAAGGAAGCCGTATTAAGAGACGGGAAAATGATTGTTTCTGCGATTGAAAATCCGGATCATTTTCTATGGCGCGAAGGAATCATCAGTTTTGACAATATTTCATTTACTGAACTGGTCCATAATTTAGAATTGTATTTTGATATCATTATAGAAGTTAAAAATACGCAAAAGTTCAATTCACGCTATTCAGGAAAATTCAGAATGAAAGATGGTGTTGAACATATTTTGAAAGTGGTACAATTAAAAGAAAATTTTAACTATCGGATTGACGAGAAAACCAATAAAATAATAATCGAATAA
- a CDS encoding RNA polymerase sigma-70 factor, translating into MGVDIPLHGFNEIYTTFYKKSYLFVKSYVHDDMVAEDIVSDSLIKLWQQLKMETIDPIAPYLFSILKNRALDHLKHQSVRRDVYHKIATTLERELAIRTASLESSNPQEVFAKEIHSIIEETLKRLQPRTREIFIMSRFEHKSHKEIAKFYHISLKGVEYHIGQAVRELRMSLKDYIPLLGALFFLKL; encoded by the coding sequence ATGGGAGTAGATATTCCTTTACATGGTTTCAACGAAATATATACTACTTTTTACAAAAAATCGTACCTATTTGTAAAATCGTACGTGCACGATGACATGGTTGCAGAAGATATTGTTTCTGACTCATTAATAAAGTTATGGCAACAATTGAAAATGGAAACCATCGATCCGATAGCTCCCTATTTATTTTCAATCCTAAAAAATCGGGCGCTTGATCATTTAAAACACCAGTCAGTAAGACGCGATGTTTACCATAAAATAGCTACAACTCTGGAACGGGAACTGGCAATAAGAACCGCTTCTCTCGAATCAAGCAATCCTCAGGAAGTTTTTGCAAAAGAAATTCACTCTATAATTGAGGAAACGCTTAAGAGACTTCAGCCAAGAACAAGGGAAATATTTATAATGAGTAGGTTTGAACATAAATCGCACAAAGAAATTGCAAAATTTTATCATATTTCCCTTAAAGGAGTTGAGTATCATATTGGGCAGGCTGTGAGGGAATTAAGGATGTCGTTAAAAGATTATATCCCTCTTTTGGGAGCATTGTTTTTTTTAAAATTGTAA
- a CDS encoding sialate O-acetylesterase, whose product MKIRQVKIIAGKFFVLSVLMFLVSWISCSKEEPGETEPKDENNKTVWVFLMAGQSNMAGRGAVEAQDLITNNRIITINSGNNWITAKEPLHFYEPGSAGLDCGLSFAKELLNFVPDSVTIAMVPCAVGGSSVFQWLNDEEHRSVKLLSNFKAKAQLSKKKGTIKGILWHQGERNANETDLPEYEDTLLTLFSKFRTSVADDELPIILGEIGRFAEPEEKAAYFEEVNQIIRKVAEENSYLFYISSEGLEDRGDNLHFNSEGQRELGRRYAEKYIDASGLN is encoded by the coding sequence ATGAAGATTAGGCAGGTAAAAATAATTGCAGGCAAATTTTTCGTTTTATCCGTGCTTATGTTCTTGGTTTCATGGATTTCATGCTCAAAAGAAGAGCCTGGAGAAACAGAACCGAAGGACGAAAATAATAAAACCGTTTGGGTTTTCCTTATGGCTGGCCAGTCCAACATGGCCGGCAGAGGAGCGGTTGAGGCACAGGACCTGATTACCAACAATCGAATTATTACCATTAACAGTGGAAACAATTGGATTACTGCTAAAGAGCCGTTGCATTTTTATGAGCCTGGATCAGCGGGCTTGGATTGTGGGCTTAGTTTTGCAAAAGAACTGTTAAATTTTGTCCCTGACTCAGTTACCATTGCCATGGTTCCTTGTGCTGTGGGCGGAAGTTCCGTTTTTCAGTGGCTCAACGACGAAGAACATCGTAGTGTAAAACTTCTTAGTAATTTTAAAGCGAAGGCACAGTTGTCAAAAAAGAAAGGAACCATAAAAGGAATATTATGGCATCAGGGAGAACGTAATGCCAATGAAACCGATTTGCCCGAATACGAGGATACTTTATTGACCTTGTTTTCAAAATTCAGAACAAGTGTTGCCGATGATGAATTGCCAATAATTTTGGGTGAAATTGGAAGATTTGCCGAACCCGAAGAAAAGGCGGCCTATTTTGAGGAAGTCAATCAAATTATCAGAAAGGTTGCCGAAGAGAATAGTTACCTTTTTTATATTTCTTCTGAAGGGTTGGAAGACAGGGGAGATAACCTGCATTTTAATTCGGAAGGCCAGCGGGAACTTGGACGGAGATATGCAGAAAAGTATATTGATGCCAGTGGATTGAATTAA
- a CDS encoding Sip1-related alpha-galactosidase, whose amino-acid sequence MMKLIINEIQIRLQKIFHPFVFLIIFIPVLYISCNTNQGNTHNIDLANGNESNLIVLGTPDAEGETSSREIILPEFTEYCHVAADSNMFRWIGASNRMFPWVGKTDLTSIFVPKTPIPPRIPMPNKRALMMLLKLADGKFMTIMPLSGEASVSWLETQKDGKLIVDYGTLGTKPVPQTAEVPLLAWAVGENVYESIFKVWKNLANSALYKNKVSLRSHKKYPEPMKYLGWCTWEQYHKNINEEIIQNAVNNIEKSDIPVRWLLIDDGHQTLKDGRMFSLEPDKNKFPNGWEPIIASRKEDKIKWMGIWHTLLMHWNNVSPEHEMTDLAPYLMPQPVKREKNPKDNQYLEDADVRFEALIPKDNQEDSEIFYMRFMKKIKDIGFDFLKTDNVSRSTIEYYGTPNPARAQMNNVLSLEKSCFSYNLGLMNCSAQNTIDLLNATHSATMRTSPDYQKNNLATSKSQILQSVFNVVWLGQTLWPDHDMFHSSDTQVGETMAVTKAMSGGPIYLSDAPEDFHKEVIMPLCYNDGLLIRPEAPGVPLPESVFSDALYEKKNVYKVISPLKNKACAIAAYNLSVDNEEALNGHISAEDYSNSGVMMQPYPGKWSIPQEGLIIYNWKEKEGQKIDENGIDFEIKGFGHKLYLMCPVEGGWAVVGRPDKYLSPSTVEIQNIDRSSLNLTVHEPGNIVLYSEKGTPKSDQFEFEALGNNFFEGEILEIEDAKTFNIYRDED is encoded by the coding sequence ATGATGAAATTAATAATCAACGAGATTCAAATAAGACTTCAGAAAATATTTCATCCATTTGTTTTTTTAATCATCTTTATTCCTGTTTTATATATTTCCTGTAATACAAACCAAGGAAATACCCACAATATTGATTTAGCCAATGGAAATGAAAGTAATCTCATTGTCCTCGGCACACCCGATGCTGAAGGAGAAACAAGTTCTAGAGAAATCATCCTTCCTGAGTTTACTGAATATTGCCATGTGGCTGCCGATTCAAATATGTTTCGCTGGATTGGGGCCAGCAACCGGATGTTCCCTTGGGTAGGAAAAACGGATTTGACTTCTATTTTTGTGCCGAAAACTCCCATTCCTCCAAGGATTCCAATGCCCAATAAACGGGCTTTAATGATGTTGTTAAAATTAGCTGACGGGAAGTTTATGACCATCATGCCACTATCGGGTGAAGCATCTGTAAGTTGGTTAGAGACGCAAAAGGATGGAAAGCTTATTGTGGACTATGGTACGCTCGGAACAAAGCCTGTTCCTCAAACTGCAGAAGTACCTTTATTGGCTTGGGCAGTAGGAGAGAATGTGTATGAGTCAATTTTTAAAGTCTGGAAAAACCTGGCAAATTCAGCGCTGTATAAAAACAAAGTAAGTTTAAGGTCTCATAAAAAGTATCCTGAACCAATGAAGTATTTGGGCTGGTGTACCTGGGAGCAATATCATAAAAATATCAACGAAGAAATAATACAGAATGCCGTAAACAATATTGAAAAGTCAGATATTCCTGTACGTTGGTTGCTTATTGATGACGGGCATCAAACGTTAAAAGACGGACGGATGTTTTCCCTGGAACCCGACAAAAACAAGTTTCCCAATGGCTGGGAGCCCATAATTGCAAGTAGAAAGGAGGACAAAATAAAATGGATGGGCATTTGGCATACCTTGTTAATGCATTGGAACAATGTTTCGCCCGAACACGAAATGACTGATTTGGCACCATATTTAATGCCACAGCCTGTTAAAAGGGAGAAAAATCCAAAGGATAATCAGTATTTGGAGGACGCAGATGTTAGATTTGAAGCTTTAATTCCGAAAGATAATCAAGAGGACAGTGAGATTTTTTATATGCGTTTTATGAAAAAGATAAAAGACATTGGATTTGATTTTCTTAAAACCGATAATGTTTCTCGTTCTACTATTGAATATTATGGAACACCTAATCCTGCAAGGGCACAAATGAACAATGTACTTTCATTGGAAAAATCATGCTTTTCCTACAATCTGGGGCTGATGAATTGTAGTGCACAAAACACAATCGACCTGTTAAATGCTACCCACAGCGCAACAATGCGAACCAGCCCCGACTACCAGAAAAACAATCTGGCAACGTCAAAATCGCAAATATTACAATCGGTTTTTAATGTCGTTTGGCTGGGACAGACTTTATGGCCTGACCATGATATGTTTCACTCGTCAGATACGCAGGTGGGAGAAACAATGGCCGTAACAAAAGCCATGTCTGGTGGTCCAATATATCTTTCAGACGCACCGGAGGACTTTCATAAAGAAGTTATAATGCCTTTGTGTTATAACGATGGCTTGTTGATACGGCCCGAAGCACCCGGAGTTCCGTTACCCGAAAGTGTATTTTCAGATGCACTCTATGAGAAAAAAAATGTTTATAAAGTTATTTCACCTCTTAAGAATAAAGCATGTGCCATTGCAGCTTATAATCTTTCGGTAGATAACGAAGAGGCATTAAATGGGCACATTTCAGCTGAAGACTATTCCAATTCCGGAGTGATGATGCAACCTTATCCCGGGAAGTGGTCAATTCCACAAGAAGGATTGATCATTTATAATTGGAAAGAAAAGGAAGGCCAGAAAATTGATGAAAACGGAATTGATTTTGAAATAAAAGGTTTTGGACACAAATTGTACTTGATGTGTCCGGTAGAAGGAGGTTGGGCCGTGGTTGGGCGGCCTGATAAATATTTATCTCCGTCAACCGTTGAAATTCAAAACATAGACAGAAGTAGTTTGAATTTAACAGTACATGAACCAGGAAACATTGTTTTATATTCTGAAAAAGGTACGCCAAAATCAGATCAATTCGAATTTGAAGCTTTGGGAAATAATTTTTTCGAAGGCGAAATCTTAGAAATAGAAGATGCAAAAACATTCAATATTTATCGGGATGAAGATTAG
- a CDS encoding TonB-dependent receptor: MKNYLSKDYFDLMKPLLRKMKITLLVFLIFSSSLYAINARSQVDKINIAFKNAPVKEVLDAIETQTDYLFVYDKEEINLDRKINIHASNRLIDEVLIDIFENTNFTFKKLGTSIILMPDFAQQQKTISGKVTDLNNVPLPGVTIIVKGTTQGAITDTKGNYSLVNVPTNSILVFSFIGMKPQEISVAGKASIDVIMEESAIGIEEVVAIGYGTIKKRDLTGSVTSVKADNIEKINTASLNDALQGLAAGVQVTSQSGQPGEASNIIIRGGSSISASNEPLYVIDGFPQLGGDNMDLNPQDIESVEVLKDASAGAIYGARASNGVIIITTKSGKKGTLNITYNGKCTVSNIIKKLETVDIVEYATIQKELASEEDAWQFENPETWADSTSIDWQDAAYRKAVIQTHNLQINGGSERTQYSSSVGYFKQEGIAEGSEYYRVNARLKIDSKLNDKLKAGTNLSYSFDERDGASLSGEADIGRFILIARPYIVGGNIGEDLGDYLDPEVGTGAESTNPLKWLTEKQALKNSASIRTTNYLEYRPVKGLTLRANGAMAYSSTKNKSYLPSDVGYGRNYNGIAQISQNQRIAWLYENTADYKLTIGKHKVQGLGGFSAQSTVYESMSMKSTNFPIENLGADNIGLGTTPSTPVSGKWKSTIASFFGRVNYNYADRYLLTASVRADGSSNFGINNKWGTFPSGAFAWRASEEEFIKALNIFSNLKFRLSYGITGNNSIGNYASMLQFATANISINSTQNLGLIPGTMANEDLKWEQNEQADVGIDIGFFNNRLNITADYYHKKSIDLLLNAPVPYYSGFSSYTTNVGDIESYGYEFDINGVILNGKLKWTSSFNISFPSTKVLRLSDADYFFTGSYGHKSSVFIVREGDPLGSMYGYVYDGVNQNEDEATNLPQFDGSGVVGGPRYKDVSGPDGVPDGVIDSEYDRTIIGNGIPDWFGGFTNQFSYKNFDFSFVFSFRYGNDVFNANKNFLWTAGINKGGVKQIMDAWTPENPTNELWAWGISGIEYNNVSSWLVEDGSFLRLQNVTIGYNLSKSVMRKVGIKKCRVFLSGDKLLTFSKYSGYDPEVSVSSSMLTPGVDFSNYPHAKSVTFGINLTF, from the coding sequence ATGAAAAATTATTTGTCAAAGGACTACTTTGACTTAATGAAACCATTATTAAGAAAAATGAAAATAACACTTCTGGTTTTTTTGATATTTAGCTCTTCATTATATGCGATAAACGCAAGATCGCAGGTTGATAAAATTAATATTGCTTTTAAAAATGCTCCTGTAAAAGAAGTTCTTGATGCTATTGAAACACAAACCGACTATTTATTTGTATACGATAAGGAAGAAATTAATCTGGACCGAAAAATAAATATTCATGCATCAAATCGACTTATAGATGAAGTTCTTATTGATATTTTTGAGAATACAAATTTCACTTTTAAAAAATTGGGTACAAGTATTATTCTCATGCCTGATTTTGCACAACAGCAGAAAACTATTAGCGGTAAGGTTACCGATTTAAATAATGTTCCTTTACCGGGGGTGACCATAATAGTGAAAGGAACCACCCAAGGTGCCATAACAGATACAAAAGGAAATTATTCACTTGTAAATGTACCTACTAATAGTATATTGGTTTTCTCTTTTATAGGTATGAAGCCACAGGAAATTTCTGTTGCTGGAAAAGCATCAATAGATGTGATAATGGAAGAAAGTGCTATTGGGATTGAGGAGGTTGTGGCGATTGGCTATGGAACTATTAAAAAGAGGGATCTAACCGGCTCTGTTACTTCGGTGAAGGCAGATAACATTGAAAAAATAAATACCGCTTCATTAAATGATGCACTACAGGGGTTGGCAGCAGGAGTGCAGGTTACTTCGCAGAGTGGTCAGCCGGGAGAAGCCAGCAACATTATAATTAGAGGGGGATCTTCCATATCTGCGTCGAATGAGCCGCTTTATGTTATCGACGGGTTTCCTCAACTAGGGGGAGATAATATGGATTTGAATCCGCAGGATATAGAATCTGTTGAAGTCTTAAAAGATGCTTCAGCTGGTGCTATTTATGGAGCAAGGGCGTCCAATGGTGTTATTATTATCACTACAAAATCAGGTAAAAAAGGAACGCTTAATATAACTTATAATGGCAAGTGTACTGTTTCAAATATTATAAAGAAGCTTGAAACTGTCGATATTGTTGAATATGCAACCATTCAGAAGGAATTAGCTTCAGAGGAGGATGCCTGGCAATTTGAAAATCCGGAAACCTGGGCTGACTCAACAAGTATCGATTGGCAGGATGCGGCATACCGAAAAGCGGTAATACAGACACATAATTTACAGATTAATGGAGGAAGTGAGCGTACACAATATTCATCTTCCGTTGGTTATTTTAAGCAGGAAGGTATCGCCGAAGGGTCAGAATACTACCGGGTAAATGCGAGGCTCAAGATTGATTCAAAATTGAATGACAAATTAAAAGCCGGAACAAATCTCTCGTATTCTTTTGATGAAAGGGATGGTGCATCGCTTTCAGGAGAAGCTGATATAGGCCGTTTTATTCTTATAGCACGTCCTTACATTGTCGGTGGTAATATTGGGGAAGATTTAGGTGATTACCTGGATCCTGAAGTAGGAACCGGTGCCGAATCGACTAACCCGTTAAAATGGCTGACCGAGAAACAGGCTTTGAAAAATTCAGCAAGTATACGAACAACCAATTATTTGGAATATAGACCTGTCAAAGGACTTACACTAAGGGCCAACGGGGCAATGGCTTATTCTTCCACAAAGAATAAATCGTATTTGCCATCGGATGTAGGTTACGGGCGCAACTATAATGGGATTGCCCAAATTAGTCAAAATCAGCGGATTGCATGGTTGTATGAAAATACGGCTGATTATAAATTGACCATTGGGAAACACAAAGTTCAGGGTTTAGGTGGATTTAGTGCCCAGTCAACGGTGTATGAAAGTATGTCGATGAAATCGACTAATTTCCCTATCGAAAATTTGGGGGCTGATAATATTGGGCTTGGCACTACGCCATCTACACCTGTGTCAGGAAAATGGAAAAGTACCATTGCCAGTTTTTTTGGCAGGGTGAATTATAATTACGCTGACCGGTATTTGCTTACTGCTTCGGTAAGGGCAGATGGCTCGTCCAACTTCGGGATTAACAACAAGTGGGGGACGTTCCCTTCAGGAGCTTTTGCATGGAGGGCCTCAGAAGAAGAATTTATAAAAGCCCTGAATATATTTTCAAACTTAAAATTCCGCTTGAGTTATGGGATAACCGGGAACAATTCAATCGGAAACTATGCTTCAATGTTGCAATTTGCAACAGCCAATATCTCAATTAATTCTACCCAAAACCTTGGATTAATCCCGGGAACAATGGCAAACGAAGATCTGAAATGGGAACAAAATGAGCAGGCTGATGTTGGGATTGACATTGGTTTTTTTAACAATCGTCTGAATATCACCGCAGATTATTACCATAAAAAATCAATTGATTTGCTATTGAATGCACCAGTCCCTTATTATTCCGGTTTTAGTAGTTATACCACTAATGTAGGTGATATAGAATCTTACGGTTATGAATTTGATATTAACGGGGTAATCTTAAACGGCAAATTAAAATGGACCAGTTCATTCAATATTTCTTTCCCATCGACCAAAGTACTAAGGCTTTCTGATGCCGATTATTTTTTTACAGGAAGCTACGGACATAAATCAAGCGTTTTCATTGTCCGGGAAGGAGATCCTTTGGGCTCCATGTATGGGTATGTATATGATGGAGTTAACCAAAATGAAGATGAAGCAACCAATCTTCCTCAGTTTGATGGAAGTGGAGTAGTCGGAGGTCCGAGATATAAAGATGTAAGTGGTCCTGATGGCGTTCCTGATGGAGTGATTGATTCAGAATATGACCGTACGATTATTGGAAATGGAATTCCGGATTGGTTTGGTGGATTTACCAATCAGTTTAGCTATAAGAATTTTGACTTTTCTTTTGTTTTTAGTTTCCGGTATGGAAATGATGTTTTTAATGCCAACAAAAACTTTTTGTGGACCGCAGGAATAAATAAAGGAGGCGTCAAACAAATCATGGATGCCTGGACGCCCGAGAACCCGACCAATGAACTTTGGGCATGGGGCATATCAGGGATTGAATACAACAATGTATCCAGTTGGTTGGTTGAAGATGGCTCATTTTTAAGGCTTCAAAATGTAAC